Within Actinosynnema pretiosum, the genomic segment GGACCTGAGCGGCCTGGTCGGCGCCGCGGTGCGCGGCTGGGCGCTGGCCGAGGGGCAGCTGTGGCTGAGCCTGGACTCGGCCGCGGCCGGGCTGGGCGAGGAGGTCGAGGACAACCTGAGCGTGCTGGCCGACATGGGCGTGCGGCGGCTGCTGCACGGGTGCGCGCTCGGCCAGGGCGAGCTGGCGCTGCTGGAGCGGCAGCGCCCGCACGGCGTGGAACCGGCGGGCGCGCCGGACGGCTCCGAGCTGGCCCGCCGGGCGCGGGAGGCGCTGCTGCCGATGGTGCGCGCCGCCGGGGCGCTGGTGCTGTCCGGGCGCGCGGACGACGACGCGGACCTCGTGGTGGGCTGAGCGGTCCTGCCCCGCCGCACCCCCGTGAACGGGCGACGCCCCCGACCCCCGGTGGTTCCGGGCGGTCGGGGGCGTCCCCGCAGGAGCGCCGGGCGGCTCAGGCGAACAGCGGCTGCCTGCGCAGGGCGTGCTCCACCAGCGTGATCAGCGTCTGCTTCGTGGACTGCCGGTTGCGCGCGTCGCACGGGATGATCGGCACCGACGCGTCCACCGTCAGCGCCTCCCGCACGTCCTCGACCCGGTGGTGCAGCAGACCGTCGAAGCAGTTCACCCCGACCACGTACGGGAGGTCCCGGTCCTCGAAGAAGTCGATCGACGCGAACGCGTCCGACAGCCTCCTCGTGTCGACCAGCACCACCGCTCCGATCGCGCCCTTCACCAGGTCGTCCCACATGAACCAGAAGCGGTGCTGGCCGGGGGTCCCGAACAGGTAGAGGATCAGGTCGCTGTCCAGCGACACCCTGCCGAAGTCCATGGCCACGGTGGTCGTCACCTTGTTGGGCGTGGAGGACAGGTCGTCGACCCCCACGCTGGCCTCCGTCATGACCGCCTCGGTGGTCAGCGGGACGATCTCCGACACCGAACCGACGAAGGTCGTCTTGCCGACGCCGAACCCGCCCGCCACCACGATCTTCGTCGAGGTGGTCGTCGGGGCGGTCCGGCCGGCTGGAGCTCCACCGCTCATGTTGCTCTGCTTTCCCTAGTAAGGAGGTGGGTGGTGCTCTAGTTGCGCATCGCCACGTGCAGCTGCGAGCGGATCTCCGGGGTCAGCTGCACGCCCACCCGGTCGACCAGCCTGGTCATGGCGTAGCCGATCAGGCCGATGTCGCAGTTGGGCGCGGCGAGCACGGCCAGGCAGGAGCCGTCGCTGATGGACATCAGGAACAGGTAGCCCCGCTCCATCTCCACCACGGTCTGCTTCACGTTGCCCGCCTCGAAGCAGCGCGCCGCCCCGAGGTTCAGGCTCACCAGGCCGGACGCGACGGCGGCCAGCTGCTCGGCCCGGTCGACGGGCAGGCGTTCGGAGGCGGCGAGGAGAAGGCCGTCCGCCGACACCACGATCGCGTGGGCGACACCGGCCACCCGGTTGACGAAGTCGTCGACCAGCCAACTGAAGTTCTCCAGCTCATCGGCTGCGGAGGTCACTTCTGCTCCTTGTCTGAGTTGCCGAACGACAGGCCCTCCCAGGGCAGGCTGTCATCGTCCTGGTTGTTGTCGCGGCCCATCTGCAGGCCGCGCTGGTAGGTGGCGAACCGCTGGCGCAACCGGTCGGCGGACCGGGGGCCCTGCGCGGTGGCGATCCCGCCGGACGACGGGCCGGTCTGGCCCCCCGCGCGCACGGTCGCCTGGGTCGCGGTGGTGGACGAGGCGGAGGAGAGCGAACCGGGCATCAGGCGCGCCTTGGGGACGCGCTTGGGCAGGCCCGCCGTGGTGGACTCGTCGACGGAGGTCTTGAGCACCTTGCTCGCCGTCGACCAGTTGTCGTCGGAGGAGCCCCAGTTGGCCGCGGCGGCGGACACCTTGGAGGGGGCGGGCTCCCGCTTGGGCAGGCCGCCGAGCCCGGAGGCCTGCGCGGGGGCCGGGTCCGGCTGGGCGTCCACGACGGGCTCGGCGAACACGGTCCGCTCGGCGTCGGACCCGCCGTCGAGCACCAGGTCGTCGTGGTCCGGCGACCCCGGTTCGTCGGGGAGCGCGTGCTCGCCGCGCGCCCGCCTGCCCTCGCCCCGCACCCGCGCCTCCCCGGAGTCCTCGTCGCCGCCCTGGAACCAGCGGGACAGCACGTCCTCGTAGATCGGCAGGCGCTGGGTGGACGCGTCGTCCTCCACCGCCGCGGGCGCGGGGGCGGGCACGGCGCGCTGCTGCTGGTGCTGCGCGGGCGGGTAGGAGTAGTCGATGTCGCTGCCCGCGCGCGGCGGCGCGGTCTCGCTGACGGTCGCGGTGAACAGGCCCTCGGCGGACGAGTTGTGCTCGACCGGCCGGTGCGCGCCGGTGTCCTCGAACGAGTCGAACGAGGTGCCGGAGAACGAGCTGCCGGAGAACGTGGTCTCCTGCGGCGTCACCCCGTTCTGCCCCGGCTGGCCCCGGAACGCGTGCTCCGGCGCGGCCTCGCCGAACGCGGACGGCATCTGGTCCGGGCTCCACTTGGGCAGGCCGGACAGCGCGACGGCCCCGGTCTCCTCCACCTCCGGCGGGTCGGCCAGCGCGAGGACGCCGGGCCTGCCCAGCGGCAGGCTCTGCCGCCCGCCGCCGCCCTGCGGGTCCGGGCCCCGGTGCAGCAGGCCCGCGGGCAGCAGCACCTGCGCGGTGACACCGCCCTCGATGTCGTCGTTGTTGCGCAGCGACACGTGGATCTCGTGCCGCTTGGCCAGCTGGCCGACCACGTACAGGCCCATCTCGCGGGCCACCGACACGTCGACCTCGGGCGGCTCGGACAGCTTCAGGTTCGCCTCGACGACGTCCTGCTCCTGCATCCCGACGCCGCGGTCGTGGATGCGGATGGACACCTCGCCGCGCCGGGTCTCTATGGCCCGCACGGTCACCTTGGTGCTGGGCTTGGAGAACGCGGTCGCGTTGTCCAGCAGCTCGGCGATCAGGTGCGCGAGGTCGTTGACCACGCGGCCCTGGACGCGCAGGTCGGGCGCGGGCGCGATGTGCACGCGGGCGTACTTCTCGACCTCGGACACCGCGGCGCCGAGCACCTCCGTGATCGGCACCGGCCTGGTGACGCGGCGGGTGACCGTGGTGCCGGAGAGCACGAGCAGGTTCTCGCTGTTGCGGCGCATCTGGGTGGCGAGGTGGTCCAGCTCGAACAGGCTCGCCAGCTGGTCGGGGTCCTGCTCGTCCTGCTCCAGCCGGTCGATGACGGTGATCTGCCGCTCCACGAGCGCCTGGCTGCGCCGGGAGAGGTTGATGAACATGTCGTTGACGTTGGCGCGCAGCGCCACCTGCTCGACCGCGAGGCGGATGGCCTCGCGCTGGACCGCGTCGAACGCGCGGGCCACCTGGCCGACCTCCTCGGTGGTGTGGATCGGCACCGGCACCAGGGACTCCTCCGCGGCCCGCTCGGGGTCGCGGTGGGTGCGGATGCGCTTGATCGCGTCCGGGAGGCGGTTGCGGGCCACGTCGAGCGCGGTGCGGCGCAGCACCCGCAGCGGGGTCAGCATCGAGGTGGCGACGACCGCCATGAGCGCGAACGCGATGATCAGCGCGGCGGCCACGAGCGCGCCGTCGCGCCAGGCGAGCGCGTTGGCCTCGTCGGTGAGCCGGACGGCCTCGCGCTGGGCCTGGTCCTCGATGTCGAGCGAGACCTGGCGCAGCAGGGCGGCGGTGTCCTCGCCGACGCGCAGCGCGTCGTTCTCGTTGAAGGAGATGGCCTTGCCGTTGTCGTTCTGCACCAGCGCGAGCGTCACCAGCCGGTTGCGGGCGTCGACGGCCGTGCCGGACACGGTGTCCTGGTAGTTCTGCCGGTTGTCCTGGCTCGCGACGTTGGTGAAGTCGGTGATCGCGGAGTCCAGCTTGGACTGCGCGCCGCGCAGCGCGTTGGCCTGGTTGGGGCCGAACTCGCTGCGGTTCGCCGCGGAGATCAGGATCGAGTTCTGCTGGGCGAGCTGCTCCTTCGCGGCGTACAGCGCGAGGTTGGCGCCGACCAGCGGGGTGAGGTGCTCGTTGCTCAGGCTGCTGGAGGTCGCGCGGTGGACCTGGAGCAGGGTGTCGAGCAGCTGCCCGTAGGCGCTGGCGACGGAGGCGTCCGGGTACTGGCTCTCCAGGACGGTGTTGCGCAGCGAGTTGAGGCCGTCGAGCGACTGGAGCGACTTCTCGTACGCGGTGCGAACGGTGTCGTCGATGTCGCCGGTGGCCGCGCCGACGTCGCGAAGCCGCATGACCTCGGCGTCGACCTTGCCCGATCTGGTGTTGAGCTCGCCGACGCGCGCCGTGGCGTCGGGGTTCGTCTTGCGACCTGCCGCGACGTAGCCGACGGCCGCGTCGCGCTCTAATTGCAGCGCGTCCCCCACGGCGGCTGCTTGGGCGGACAACTGCAGCTCGCGCTGCACCTTGCCGTACAGCTCGACGTCGTCGAGCTGGGTGCTGAGCCGCAGGCCCGCGAGGGCCAGCGTGCTCATCGCGGGCACCAGGAGCACCACCACGAGCTTGCTGCGCAGCTTCCAGTTGCGCAGCCGCCACCGGGAGATGCCCCGGTCCGCGGTGGGCGTGGTCGCGGTGCCGGGCCCTGGGTCGGGCGCTTTGCCCTGAGCACCCGCGTCGAGTTGAGTTCGCTCCGGTCGTCCTTCACCGGAGGCGTGGTCGTCGTGACCGCGCACCGTCAGCACACTCCCCAGCCCCCCAGCCAGTTTGGTTGATGATGATGAGGTAGTTCCGGCCGAGTTCCTTGGAAACCCGCTGGATACTCTTGGAACCACCGGGTTTCTCATACCGCCGTTCGGACCCGGCGGGGCGGTGGTTCACAAGTCGATCAGCACGTCCCCGCGCTCCGGTGGGCCCTGGGCGGGGGCTGGTCCCGCCTTCGTCACCCGTCCGGCGCACCGGGGAGGTGCGGGGAGCCCGGCGCGCGGGCTCCCCGGCGCCGTCAGCCCGCCGAGCCCGACACGATCATCGGGGTCACGTCGAACTTCTCCTTGAGCAGCTGGTAGGTCAGCATGAGGTCGGCGACCCGCTGCAACCGGCTGGACTCCAGCGAGGTCGGGTACTCGCCGAAGTGGACCAGCGTGGCGGTGTCCTTGTCGATCTTGGCGTAGTCCTGCAGGACCGGCTCCACGATGCTGCGGTCCTGGGCCTCCTTCTGCCCCTTGGCCATCGCGCGCTGGAACGCGGCGACGCTGTTGGGGTTCTTGCTCGCGAAGTCGCCGGTCGTGGCGTAGCCGCCGATCGGGATGTCCTTCGTCGGGCCGGAGGCCGCGTCGAGGACGGTGGTGAAGCCGCTGCCGCGGTGCGAGCGGGCGATGAACGGCTCGACCATGAAGGCGGCGTCGACGCTCTTGTTCTTGACCGCGGCCTCCATGTCGGGGAAGCCCAGCTCCTTGAACTTGACCTTCGACGGGTCGACGTCGTTGGCCTCCAGGGTCGCCTTGGCGGTCAGCTCGGCGATGTTCTTGTAGGTGTTGATCGCGATCGTCTTGCCGTCGAGGTCCTTGGGGGACTTGATGCCCGAGTCGGGCGCGGCGACGATCACGAACATGTCGGACTTGGCCTGGTAGCCGTCCGAGATCAGCTTCAGGCCGCCCTTGTCCTTCGCGGCGCCCTGGGACTCGGCGGCGAAGTACGACACCCAGTTGCCGAAGGTGATGTCGATGCTGCCCGAGATCAGACCGGGGATCGCCGCGGCGCCGCCCTGGATGATGACCGGCTCGATCTCCAGGCCCTCCTCCTTGAAGTAGCCCTTCTTGATCGCGATGTGGACCGAGGCCACGTCGAGGATGTTGAGCAGACCGAGCTTGATCTTCGACTTCTCGACCTGGCCGGGCGCGGTCGAGGTTCCGCCTTCGGACGCGGAGCCGTCCTCGGAGGAACCGCCGAGCAGGCCGCATCCGGAGACCGCGGCGAGCATGGCGAGCGCGGAGAGGCCGCCGATAATCCTTCTTGCCGAACGGCCGACTCTGAGAGTCATGGGGGACTTCTCCCGTTGGAGTGGCGAGATTGCGGGGGCATGACGCGCGGCCGTGCGGGGGTGCGGGCCCGGAGGCACTCTTCGTGATGCGAGTGGCTCACGAGCCCTCGTTCGACCGGGCATCTGAAGGTTTGATCCACTACCTTCGGTGCGCATCTTTGCACAGGCTGTCCAGAGGCAGGAGTAGGCAGTGAGCAATCAACACTCCGAATGGGCCGTACAGAGCAATGAAGCCGTGGTGGGGATCGTGGGCGCGGGGCCCGCCGGACTCACGTTGGCTAACCTCCTCCACGAAGCAGGAATTGCCTGCACAGTGCTGGAACGGGGAACGCGCGAGTACATCGAGACACGCCCGCGCGCAGGGGTTCTGGAGCACCGCGCGGTGCAGATGCTGACCGAGCACGGACTCGCCGGGCGGCTCCTGGAAGAAGCCGATCGACATGGCGCCTGCGAGTTCCGGGTGAACGGCGAGGCGTTCGAGGTGGACTACTCGGCGCTCTACGGCGGGCAAACGCACTACGTGTATCCGCAGCAGGACGTGGTGCGCGACCTGCTGGGCAACTACCTGGCGCGGGGCGGCGATATCCGCTTCTCGGTGTCGGACGTCGAACTGTCGGGGATGGATTCCGCGTCACCGGTGCTGACGTGGCTCTCCGCGACCGGCGAGCGGGAGCGGCTGGAGTGCGCTTTCGTCGGCGGCGCGGACGGCTTCCACGGCGTGACCAGGAAGAGCATCCCCCAGGGGGCCGTGCAGGAGTTCACCCACCAGCACGGGATCGAGTGGCTGAGCGTGCTCGCCGAGGCCCCGCCCTCGACCCACAAGGTGATCTACGCGTTGCACCCTGACGGTTTCGCCGGGCACATGCTCCGCAATTCCACGGTTTCCCGCTACTACCTCCAGGTGCCGATCGGCGATTCGCCGGACAACTGGCCCGATGAACGGGTTTGGGCGGAGTTGCACAAGCGCTTGGCGCTGCGCGATTCCAATTGGCGGTTGACCGAGGGGAGGATCATCGAGAAGCGCGTGCTGGACATGCGCAGCCACGTCGTGGAACCGATGCGATTCGGTCGGCTGTACCTTCTCGGCGATGCCGCGCACATCATCACGCCGGTCGGCGCGAAGGGAATGAACCTTGCGCTGCACGATGCCGAGGTGCTCGCTTCCGCACTAATCGGGTACCTCCGAACGGGCGACGATTCCGGGCTGGAGGGCTACTCCGAGAAGTGCCTCCGCCGGGTCTGGCGTGCGCAGGAGTTCTCACAGTGGATGGTTTTCATGCTGCACCGTTCGCCTGAGCCGTTCCTGAGCCGGTTGGGCCAGGCCCGGTTGGAACACCTGATCGATTCCAAGTCCTCGGTCGGGTATTTCGCGCAGAACTACGTGGGCCCCTGACGCGGGCGCCCCGCTTATCGGCTCACCCGCTTTGTGCGGCCCCGATCGGGCCGGGGTGGGCCACCCGGCGGGCACGACCGGAACGCCGGGGGACCGCATCCCCCGGCGCCCCGCGCTTTACCGGTATTGCCGGACGGCGCGGCGCCGCCCCCGCCCCGCGCGCGCCGCCCCCGTTTCCAGGCCGCCCGCGCGGCCGACCGGGCCCGCTTTCCCCGTGGCGGCAACGAATTCCCCGCACCGGGTCGATGCGCCCGCACCGGCGGAACCCCGCAGCGACCACCCTCCGTGACACCGGATCTTCAACCGCCGCAACGGTTTCCGCCCCGGCGGACCGATGCGACCGCACCGGTCCGAGCACCGCCGGGCGAGCGGATTCCCCGTCACCGCAACAACTCCAGCCCCACGACGCGCGCACCGCCCTGAACGCCGCGCAGCGCCGTCGAACGCCACCGCAGCCCTGCCGCGGCCGGCACGGCGCGCCAACGCCGCACAGCGCCGCTGAGCGCCCAAGCGCCGCGCTCCCGTTGCCGCGCAGCACTCCCGGCCTCCCGCGCACCCGGTTCCCTTGCCGCGCAGCGGTCTTGACCGTCCACCCGCGCGATTCCCGTTGCCGCGCAGCGGTCTTGATCGTCCGACCACGTGATTCCCGTTACCCCGCAGCACCCTTGATCACCACCAGCGCGACGCCCGCCCCCCGGACAGCGCGAAGGGCGGCCCCGCGCCCCCGGTCACCGGACCGGACGCGCGGGAACCGCCCCGCGAACTCCCCC encodes:
- a CDS encoding GTP-binding protein; its protein translation is MSGGAPAGRTAPTTTSTKIVVAGGFGVGKTTFVGSVSEIVPLTTEAVMTEASVGVDDLSSTPNKVTTTVAMDFGRVSLDSDLILYLFGTPGQHRFWFMWDDLVKGAIGAVVLVDTRRLSDAFASIDFFEDRDLPYVVGVNCFDGLLHHRVEDVREALTVDASVPIIPCDARNRQSTKQTLITLVEHALRRQPLFA
- a CDS encoding roadblock/LC7 domain-containing protein; protein product: MTSAADELENFSWLVDDFVNRVAGVAHAIVVSADGLLLAASERLPVDRAEQLAAVASGLVSLNLGAARCFEAGNVKQTVVEMERGYLFLMSISDGSCLAVLAAPNCDIGLIGYAMTRLVDRVGVQLTPEIRSQLHVAMRN
- a CDS encoding sensor histidine kinase; the protein is MRGHDDHASGEGRPERTQLDAGAQGKAPDPGPGTATTPTADRGISRWRLRNWKLRSKLVVVLLVPAMSTLALAGLRLSTQLDDVELYGKVQRELQLSAQAAAVGDALQLERDAAVGYVAAGRKTNPDATARVGELNTRSGKVDAEVMRLRDVGAATGDIDDTVRTAYEKSLQSLDGLNSLRNTVLESQYPDASVASAYGQLLDTLLQVHRATSSSLSNEHLTPLVGANLALYAAKEQLAQQNSILISAANRSEFGPNQANALRGAQSKLDSAITDFTNVASQDNRQNYQDTVSGTAVDARNRLVTLALVQNDNGKAISFNENDALRVGEDTAALLRQVSLDIEDQAQREAVRLTDEANALAWRDGALVAAALIIAFALMAVVATSMLTPLRVLRRTALDVARNRLPDAIKRIRTHRDPERAAEESLVPVPIHTTEEVGQVARAFDAVQREAIRLAVEQVALRANVNDMFINLSRRSQALVERQITVIDRLEQDEQDPDQLASLFELDHLATQMRRNSENLLVLSGTTVTRRVTRPVPITEVLGAAVSEVEKYARVHIAPAPDLRVQGRVVNDLAHLIAELLDNATAFSKPSTKVTVRAIETRRGEVSIRIHDRGVGMQEQDVVEANLKLSEPPEVDVSVAREMGLYVVGQLAKRHEIHVSLRNNDDIEGGVTAQVLLPAGLLHRGPDPQGGGGRQSLPLGRPGVLALADPPEVEETGAVALSGLPKWSPDQMPSAFGEAAPEHAFRGQPGQNGVTPQETTFSGSSFSGTSFDSFEDTGAHRPVEHNSSAEGLFTATVSETAPPRAGSDIDYSYPPAQHQQQRAVPAPAPAAVEDDASTQRLPIYEDVLSRWFQGGDEDSGEARVRGEGRRARGEHALPDEPGSPDHDDLVLDGGSDAERTVFAEPVVDAQPDPAPAQASGLGGLPKREPAPSKVSAAAANWGSSDDNWSTASKVLKTSVDESTTAGLPKRVPKARLMPGSLSSASSTTATQATVRAGGQTGPSSGGIATAQGPRSADRLRQRFATYQRGLQMGRDNNQDDDSLPWEGLSFGNSDKEQK
- a CDS encoding ABC transporter substrate-binding protein; this encodes MTLRVGRSARRIIGGLSALAMLAAVSGCGLLGGSSEDGSASEGGTSTAPGQVEKSKIKLGLLNILDVASVHIAIKKGYFKEEGLEIEPVIIQGGAAAIPGLISGSIDITFGNWVSYFAAESQGAAKDKGGLKLISDGYQAKSDMFVIVAAPDSGIKSPKDLDGKTIAINTYKNIAELTAKATLEANDVDPSKVKFKELGFPDMEAAVKNKSVDAAFMVEPFIARSHRGSGFTTVLDAASGPTKDIPIGGYATTGDFASKNPNSVAAFQRAMAKGQKEAQDRSIVEPVLQDYAKIDKDTATLVHFGEYPTSLESSRLQRVADLMLTYQLLKEKFDVTPMIVSGSAG
- a CDS encoding 4-hydroxybenzoate 3-monooxygenase; amino-acid sequence: MSNQHSEWAVQSNEAVVGIVGAGPAGLTLANLLHEAGIACTVLERGTREYIETRPRAGVLEHRAVQMLTEHGLAGRLLEEADRHGACEFRVNGEAFEVDYSALYGGQTHYVYPQQDVVRDLLGNYLARGGDIRFSVSDVELSGMDSASPVLTWLSATGERERLECAFVGGADGFHGVTRKSIPQGAVQEFTHQHGIEWLSVLAEAPPSTHKVIYALHPDGFAGHMLRNSTVSRYYLQVPIGDSPDNWPDERVWAELHKRLALRDSNWRLTEGRIIEKRVLDMRSHVVEPMRFGRLYLLGDAAHIITPVGAKGMNLALHDAEVLASALIGYLRTGDDSGLEGYSEKCLRRVWRAQEFSQWMVFMLHRSPEPFLSRLGQARLEHLIDSKSSVGYFAQNYVGP